In a genomic window of Chryseobacterium sp. G0162:
- the hxpB gene encoding hexitol phosphatase HxpB: MVLKAVIFDMDGVLVDSEGFWAKAEREVFSSYGAQITDDLAAQTKYMTTTEVTEFWYRKFPWKNLDVSSVEQEVVSKVIELIQTENCTISGIQEFIKDLKGKEYKIGLATNAPLRVADAVLEKLQVRECFDTIHSSEFEEQGKPHPAVYLTSAQQLGILPEHCIAIEDSHSGLKAAKAAGMKTIVFTNNDESIDFEHADFKILNFTSAQWPVF, from the coding sequence ATGGTTTTAAAAGCTGTGATTTTTGATATGGACGGAGTTCTTGTAGACTCTGAAGGTTTCTGGGCAAAGGCAGAACGGGAAGTATTCTCGTCTTATGGAGCTCAGATAACTGATGATTTGGCTGCACAGACCAAATATATGACTACAACAGAGGTTACAGAGTTCTGGTACAGGAAATTTCCATGGAAAAATTTGGATGTTTCTTCGGTAGAACAGGAAGTTGTATCTAAAGTAATTGAACTGATTCAAACTGAGAATTGTACCATATCCGGGATACAAGAATTTATTAAAGATCTTAAAGGTAAAGAATATAAAATAGGACTGGCTACCAATGCCCCTTTACGTGTTGCAGATGCTGTTCTTGAAAAACTGCAGGTTCGTGAGTGTTTTGATACCATTCATTCATCAGAATTTGAGGAACAGGGGAAACCTCATCCAGCTGTATATCTTACGTCTGCTCAACAGTTAGGGATATTACCTGAGCATTGTATTGCGATTGAAGACAGCCATTCAGGATTGAAAGCCGCTAAAGCAGCCGGAATGAAAACTATTGTTTTTACCAATAATGATGAAAGTATAGATTTTGAGCATGCGGATTTTAAAATTCTGAACTTTACATCAGCTCAGTGGCCTGTTTTCTAA
- a CDS encoding helix-turn-helix transcriptional regulator — protein sequence MKKPAADRILMFLKMRGEATSLLIAKELSITKEGARKHLLNLAEAGLIEPTMKSEGVGRPSTYYILTDKGLAQFPDTHAEVTVQLLKSVKNILGENALDLLISDREKNTHERYEKALAKTKNLEQRLEVLAEARSKEGYMAEWKKEGKEYFLIENHCPICAAATECQGFCRAELSNFQSLIGKEYTVERVDHIISGGQRCVYKISQ from the coding sequence ATGAAGAAACCGGCAGCAGATCGTATCCTGATGTTTTTAAAGATGAGAGGGGAAGCTACTTCACTTCTGATTGCTAAAGAATTATCCATCACGAAAGAGGGAGCGAGAAAGCATTTACTGAACCTTGCAGAAGCCGGATTGATTGAACCGACAATGAAGAGTGAAGGAGTGGGCCGGCCATCTACTTATTATATCCTTACGGATAAGGGATTGGCTCAATTTCCGGACACTCATGCTGAAGTAACGGTTCAGCTTTTGAAATCTGTAAAAAATATTTTAGGGGAAAATGCATTAGACCTGTTAATTAGTGACCGGGAAAAAAATACCCACGAGCGATATGAAAAGGCCCTTGCTAAGACAAAAAATTTAGAACAACGCCTGGAGGTTCTTGCCGAAGCCCGAAGCAAAGAAGGATATATGGCAGAATGGAAGAAAGAAGGAAAAGAATATTTCCTGATCGAAAATCATTGCCCGATTTGTGCGGCGGCTACAGAATGCCAGGGATTTTGTAGGGCGGAACTATCAAACTTTCAGTCATTGATTGGTAAGGAATACACTGTAGAAAGGGTAGATCATATTATTTCTGGGGGACAACGATGTGTGTATAAAATCAGCCAGTAA
- a CDS encoding superoxide dismutase codes for MKPFTLPQLSYAYDALEPFIDKNTMTIHHQRHHQAYVDNLNAALEQTHETNPDLDSLLQRISEYSPAVRNNGGGHFNHSLFWEILSPQPKLIPEGKLNEVIISTFGSLEELKAEMKKAGLGQFGSGWVWLYVKFNGSLAVSSTPNQDNPMMDILPVNRGFPILGIDVWEHAYYLAYQNKRADYLDSFWSVLDWASVEKKYEEALSKIR; via the coding sequence ATGAAACCATTTACACTACCTCAATTATCTTATGCTTATGATGCTTTAGAGCCATTTATCGATAAAAATACAATGACTATTCACCACCAGCGTCACCATCAGGCCTATGTAGATAACCTGAATGCTGCTTTAGAACAGACCCATGAAACCAATCCTGATCTTGATTCCTTATTACAAAGAATCAGTGAATATAGTCCGGCCGTAAGAAATAATGGTGGTGGACATTTCAATCATTCTTTATTCTGGGAAATCCTTTCTCCACAACCTAAATTAATCCCTGAGGGAAAACTGAATGAAGTCATTATCTCCACCTTCGGAAGTCTTGAAGAACTTAAGGCAGAAATGAAGAAGGCAGGACTTGGGCAATTTGGATCCGGCTGGGTTTGGTTGTATGTAAAATTCAATGGATCTCTTGCGGTAAGTTCAACGCCTAATCAGGACAATCCTATGATGGATATTCTTCCGGTGAACAGAGGATTTCCAATCCTTGGAATTGATGTTTGGGAACATGCCTATTATCTGGCTTATCAGAACAAAAGAGCAGATTATCTGGATTCTTTCTGGTCTGTATTAGATTGGGCATCTGTAGAGAAAAAATATGAAGAAGCTCTTTCAAAAATAAGATAG
- a CDS encoding DUF2480 family protein → MDTQTFVNKAKASGIIAFDFLDYKPTTEIVELDIRNHLFMGMIVKEKEFKESIAAVDYSVYKNKAVGIICSTDAIIPPWAYMFLMEKLSPYAAYVDLNNAETVLLDLWKRRLIYADLRHFKNQKVVVRANTSHDPALYLLATELLKPLVKSLMYGEIGLPKVIFKK, encoded by the coding sequence ATGGATACCCAGACTTTCGTAAATAAAGCAAAAGCTTCCGGCATTATTGCTTTTGACTTTTTAGACTATAAACCCACTACTGAAATTGTGGAATTAGATATCAGGAATCATCTTTTTATGGGAATGATCGTCAAGGAAAAGGAATTTAAAGAATCAATTGCAGCAGTAGATTATTCTGTGTACAAAAACAAAGCTGTTGGAATTATTTGTTCAACCGACGCTATTATTCCGCCTTGGGCCTACATGTTTCTCATGGAAAAACTATCTCCTTATGCTGCTTATGTAGATTTAAACAACGCTGAAACCGTTCTCCTTGATCTCTGGAAACGTCGTCTAATTTATGCAGACCTAAGACATTTTAAAAACCAGAAAGTAGTTGTTAGAGCTAATACCTCCCATGATCCTGCGCTGTATTTATTAGCCACTGAACTTTTAAAACCATTAGTCAAAAGCCTGATGTATGGCGAAATAGGGTTACCCAAAGTAATTTTCAAAAAATAA
- a CDS encoding NADPH-dependent FMN reductase: MKAIIFNGSLERRTESTSGLISAYLSEQLKALGIHTDVFTLADSGIPLFDVTLNKTPLAVERMTQMFQDADLHFWLAPLYHGSIPGVMKNCLDWLEVTANTYEPYLTDKTIGLVCWADGLQAMQGINAMDAIAKSLRAWPLPFSVPILRTSLFDNENPKQISAFYSGKLDKLISIATTKKIEKMIINQS; this comes from the coding sequence ATGAAAGCAATCATATTCAACGGATCTTTGGAAAGAAGAACAGAATCCACTTCCGGACTGATCTCTGCTTACCTATCAGAGCAGCTGAAAGCGCTTGGAATTCACACTGATGTTTTTACGCTTGCAGATTCCGGAATTCCTTTATTTGATGTCACACTCAACAAAACACCTCTGGCTGTTGAACGGATGACACAAATGTTTCAGGATGCAGATCTTCATTTCTGGCTAGCTCCACTCTATCATGGAAGTATTCCGGGAGTAATGAAAAATTGCCTAGACTGGCTGGAAGTAACAGCTAATACCTATGAGCCTTATCTTACAGACAAAACCATAGGTCTGGTATGCTGGGCAGATGGTTTACAGGCCATGCAGGGAATCAATGCGATGGATGCCATTGCCAAATCATTACGGGCATGGCCTCTTCCTTTCAGTGTTCCGATTCTCAGAACATCATTATTTGACAACGAGAATCCAAAGCAGATCTCAGCATTCTATTCCGGTAAACTTGATAAGCTTATCAGCATAGCTACCACAAAGAAAATAGAAAAAATGATAATAAATCAATCATAA